In Crinalium epipsammum PCC 9333, the following are encoded in one genomic region:
- the pdhA gene encoding pyruvate dehydrogenase (acetyl-transferring) E1 component subunit alpha yields MVQERTLPVFETAKAKISQEEGFLLYEDMILGRFFEDKCAEMYYRGKMFGFVHLYNGQEAVSTGVIKALRQDQDYVSSTYRDHVHALSAGVPAREVMAELFGKATGCSKGRGGSMHMFSEQHRLLGGYAFVSEGIPVATGAAFASKYRRDAVGDASSDLVTACFFGDGAANNGQFFECLNMAALWKLPILYVVENNKWAIGMAHERATSVPEIYKKAEAFGMVGVEVDGMDVLAVRAVAQEAIARARAGEGATVIEALTYRFRGHSLADPDELRSKAEKEMWLARDPIKKLAAYMIEQNLATQEELKQIEQKVQAVIDDAVKFAEESPEPDPSELYRYVFAEDN; encoded by the coding sequence ATGGTTCAGGAACGAACTTTACCCGTTTTCGAGACTGCAAAAGCCAAAATCAGCCAAGAAGAAGGATTTCTTCTTTATGAAGACATGATTTTGGGGCGTTTCTTTGAAGATAAGTGCGCTGAGATGTACTATCGGGGCAAAATGTTTGGTTTTGTCCACTTATATAACGGTCAAGAAGCGGTGTCCACTGGCGTAATTAAGGCATTACGTCAAGATCAAGATTATGTTAGCAGCACGTACCGCGACCACGTTCATGCTCTCAGTGCTGGAGTACCTGCTAGAGAGGTAATGGCTGAGTTATTTGGTAAGGCTACTGGTTGCAGTAAAGGGCGTGGTGGCTCAATGCATATGTTTTCTGAACAACATCGGTTGTTGGGAGGATATGCTTTTGTGTCGGAGGGCATTCCTGTTGCTACTGGTGCAGCTTTTGCTAGTAAATATCGCCGTGACGCGGTGGGTGATGCTAGTTCTGATTTGGTAACGGCGTGTTTCTTCGGGGACGGTGCAGCTAATAATGGGCAGTTTTTTGAATGCCTTAATATGGCTGCTTTGTGGAAACTGCCTATTTTATATGTTGTAGAAAACAATAAGTGGGCTATTGGTATGGCTCACGAACGGGCAACGTCTGTACCAGAAATTTATAAGAAAGCGGAAGCTTTTGGCATGGTGGGTGTTGAGGTTGATGGTATGGATGTATTAGCGGTACGTGCTGTGGCTCAAGAAGCGATCGCTCGTGCGCGTGCTGGTGAAGGCGCTACCGTAATTGAAGCACTTACCTACCGCTTCAGAGGTCACTCACTCGCTGACCCTGATGAATTGCGGTCTAAAGCTGAAAAAGAAATGTGGTTAGCCCGTGACCCGATCAAAAAGTTGGCAGCATACATGATTGAGCAAAATCTGGCTACCCAGGAGGAACTCAAACAGATTGAACAAAAAGTTCAAGCTGTAATTGATGATGCAGTGAAGTTTGCCGAAGAAAGTCCAGAACCCGATCCTAGTGAACTCTACCGTTATGTGTTTGCAGAAGATAATTAA
- a CDS encoding multicopper oxidase domain-containing protein yields MPNYDLRWKAEDWNRRHFLKLGLAGVGIGCGAYAFQTLLPGRKHSAKVPPLLSNVPTVGNDINPMLVLRDFDYGTVKKENGRTVREFRLTAKTSTIELNSAVTFNTWNVNGRVPGPTLRAKEGDRIRVLFYNQAGHSHSLHFHGVHRAEMDGVKPIRHGAATVYEFDAEPFGVHLYHCHIAPVTRHVSKGLYGLFIVDPPKPRPPADEMVMIMAGYDVNDDNRNELYALNGIPDYYMMNPIRIYQNQLIRMYVLNMIEFDVAATFHLHANMFQVYPTGRTLKPTQETDVITMGTAERHILEFSFRYPGKYMFHPHQDAIAENGCMGQFEVIS; encoded by the coding sequence ATGCCAAATTATGACCTGCGTTGGAAAGCAGAAGATTGGAACCGACGGCACTTCCTGAAATTAGGGTTGGCAGGAGTGGGCATTGGGTGTGGTGCTTACGCTTTCCAAACGCTACTTCCTGGGCGCAAACATTCTGCGAAAGTGCCACCGCTTCTAAGCAATGTACCAACAGTAGGTAATGATATTAATCCCATGCTGGTTTTGCGGGATTTTGATTATGGCACTGTCAAGAAAGAAAACGGGCGTACTGTTAGGGAGTTTCGACTAACTGCTAAAACTTCCACTATTGAGCTTAATAGTGCTGTTACTTTTAACACCTGGAATGTCAACGGGCGTGTACCAGGACCAACTTTACGGGCAAAAGAAGGCGATCGCATTCGAGTTCTGTTCTACAATCAAGCGGGTCATTCTCACTCGTTGCATTTTCACGGTGTCCACCGTGCAGAAATGGATGGGGTTAAGCCAATTCGACATGGTGCAGCGACGGTGTATGAATTTGATGCTGAACCTTTTGGGGTTCATTTATATCACTGTCATATTGCCCCTGTAACCCGTCATGTCAGTAAAGGTTTATACGGGCTGTTTATTGTTGACCCTCCAAAACCTCGCCCCCCTGCGGATGAAATGGTGATGATTATGGCTGGGTATGATGTCAATGATGATAACCGCAATGAACTTTATGCTCTTAACGGCATTCCAGATTATTACATGATGAACCCCATCCGCATTTATCAAAATCAGCTAATTCGGATGTATGTCCTTAACATGATCGAGTTTGATGTGGCAGCGACGTTTCATCTACACGCAAATATGTTTCAGGTATATCCTACAGGGCGTACTCTCAAGCCTACTCAGGAAACAGATGTGATTACAATGGGGACGGCAGAACGCCATATCTTAGAATTTAGCTTCCGGTATCCTGGGAAATATATGTTTCATCCTCATCAAGATGCGATCGCAGAAAATGGTTGCATGGGTCAGTTTGAAGTAATTAGCTAA
- a CDS encoding helix-hairpin-helix domain-containing protein, translated as MSFFRSWSLAIAILSLITITACTNDTANNSNSQVTSSATNNTETTAHSGHSTGKKININSAILSELDKFEAQLGVPALSNKIQASRPYASPEELVSKKVINQQQYDQIKDMVTIEDVVLTGEAKDVDYMTKLGLMKGHLIVAKELLDLNKPEQAEPHIGHPVEEIYVDVEDQLNERNVKEFKTTLIKFQDLVKSNSKDANKVAANFKESMQAVDGAIQGLPETQRQSPKFVLQVINGLLDASNSEYGAAVANGKVSAAIEYQDSRGFVNYADSLYKNISDDMAKDHSEAHKAIADSMTKLKTAWPSPTAPSATVLTPEQVSQLIKTIEQNAQKVMK; from the coding sequence ATGTCTTTTTTCCGCTCTTGGTCTTTGGCGATCGCTATTTTAAGCCTAATAACTATTACCGCTTGTACCAACGATACTGCTAACAACTCCAATTCTCAAGTAACATCGTCCGCAACAAATAACACTGAAACGACAGCCCATAGTGGTCATAGTACTGGAAAGAAAATTAATATCAACAGTGCAATTTTATCTGAATTAGATAAATTTGAGGCGCAGTTGGGTGTTCCGGCTCTTTCTAATAAGATTCAAGCGAGTCGTCCTTATGCCAGTCCCGAAGAATTGGTGTCTAAAAAGGTCATAAATCAACAGCAGTATGACCAAATTAAAGATATGGTCACGATTGAGGATGTAGTTCTCACAGGGGAAGCTAAAGATGTGGACTACATGACTAAATTGGGTTTGATGAAAGGGCATCTGATAGTTGCTAAAGAACTTTTGGATTTAAACAAGCCTGAACAGGCAGAACCTCATATTGGACACCCTGTAGAAGAAATTTATGTGGATGTGGAAGACCAACTCAATGAGCGCAATGTCAAAGAATTTAAGACGACTTTGATTAAGTTCCAAGATTTGGTGAAGTCTAATTCTAAGGATGCTAATAAGGTCGCAGCAAATTTTAAAGAGTCAATGCAGGCGGTGGATGGAGCAATTCAAGGGTTGCCAGAAACACAACGTCAGTCTCCTAAATTTGTTTTGCAGGTAATTAATGGGTTGCTGGATGCCTCCAACTCTGAATATGGGGCGGCTGTAGCTAATGGGAAAGTTTCCGCAGCAATTGAATACCAAGATTCTCGTGGTTTTGTTAACTACGCAGACAGCTTGTACAAAAATATTTCCGATGACATGGCTAAGGATCATTCAGAAGCTCATAAAGCGATCGCAGATAGCATGACGAAATTAAAAACCGCATGGCCCTCTCCAACTGCACCCTCTGCCACAGTTCTAACACCGGAGCAGGTGTCTCAATTAATCAAGACAATTGAGCAGAACGCCCAAAAAGTGATGAAATAA
- a CDS encoding ferritin-like domain-containing protein translates to MKDLDQKKTTDLLKTVMEFELAGVVRYTHYSLMVTGPNRIPIVDFFKMQATESLTHAQQVGEILTGLEGHPSLRIAPMEESYKHAVRDILEESLAHERKALDLYKELLDTVADASVYLEEFARTMIGTEELHNIEIKKMLRDFS, encoded by the coding sequence ATGAAAGACCTTGATCAAAAGAAAACTACGGATTTGCTAAAAACCGTTATGGAATTTGAACTGGCGGGTGTAGTACGTTACACCCACTATTCCTTGATGGTTACAGGCCCAAATCGCATTCCCATTGTGGATTTTTTCAAAATGCAGGCAACTGAATCTCTGACTCATGCCCAGCAAGTTGGAGAAATCCTGACTGGTTTAGAGGGGCATCCTAGTCTAAGAATTGCTCCGATGGAGGAAAGCTATAAACACGCAGTACGGGACATTTTGGAAGAAAGCCTAGCCCATGAAAGAAAAGCACTGGATCTTTATAAAGAATTATTAGATACGGTTGCTGATGCTAGCGTTTATCTAGAAGAATTTGCCCGCACTATGATTGGTACTGAAGAATTGCACAACATTGAAATCAAAAAAATGTTGCGGGATTTTAGTTAA
- a CDS encoding FTR1 family iron permease, translating into MDFSSALPTFVITLREGVEAALVVGIVLACLKKAKQSYLNPWVYGGVGAGIAASAMVGVIFGWIVQALSKSNQPYAPVMEPLLEGVFSVVAIAMLSWMLIWMTQQAKFMKATVEGAIADTLKRNIGVSAGWGVFSLIFIAVLREGFETVLFIVAKFQQGLIPSIGALSGLAVAAGIGVLLFKWGVKINIRLFFQVMGVLLLLVVAGLVVSTLGHFDTAMATLAQMDRKSAALCFYYERFARNHSCILGSMVWNTTKILPEDKFPGLLFNALFGYTDKLYIVQAVGYILFLLTIGGIYFRSLTNRVGGTIKNRKLAQETGSSGDAGN; encoded by the coding sequence ATGGATTTTAGTTCTGCTTTACCTACATTTGTAATTACCCTACGCGAGGGTGTGGAAGCTGCCCTTGTGGTCGGGATTGTGTTAGCTTGTCTGAAAAAGGCGAAGCAAAGTTATTTAAACCCTTGGGTTTATGGGGGAGTTGGCGCTGGTATTGCCGCCAGTGCGATGGTTGGGGTAATTTTTGGCTGGATAGTGCAAGCACTGTCTAAGTCTAACCAACCGTATGCGCCTGTAATGGAGCCGTTATTAGAAGGTGTTTTTAGTGTAGTGGCGATCGCGATGTTGAGTTGGATGCTGATTTGGATGACTCAGCAAGCCAAGTTTATGAAAGCTACTGTTGAGGGTGCGATCGCAGATACTTTAAAAAGAAATATTGGTGTTAGTGCTGGATGGGGTGTTTTTAGCTTAATTTTTATCGCGGTTTTGCGAGAAGGCTTTGAAACAGTTTTATTTATTGTTGCTAAATTTCAACAAGGCTTAATTCCTTCAATAGGTGCTTTAAGTGGTTTAGCAGTAGCGGCTGGTATTGGTGTGCTGCTATTTAAGTGGGGAGTAAAAATTAATATTCGCCTGTTTTTCCAGGTAATGGGAGTTTTATTACTGTTAGTTGTGGCTGGGTTAGTTGTGTCTACTTTAGGACATTTTGATACAGCAATGGCAACATTAGCCCAAATGGATCGCAAGTCAGCAGCACTATGTTTCTACTATGAGCGATTTGCAAGAAATCATTCTTGTATTTTGGGTTCAATGGTTTGGAATACTACCAAAATCTTGCCGGAAGATAAATTCCCTGGTTTACTGTTTAATGCTTTGTTTGGTTATACAGATAAGCTATATATTGTGCAAGCTGTTGGTTATATTCTGTTTCTGCTCACTATCGGTGGAATATATTTCCGCAGTTTAACTAATCGTGTAGGTGGGACGATTAAAAATCGTAAGTTAGCACAAGAAACGGGTAGTTCTGGAGACGCAGGAAATTAA
- a CDS encoding SH3 domain-containing protein, whose translation MNLKFLALLGTLLATGITTAYAQVPPQTKAISSCQKVNYPIGLNIRSAPNSSSPRIGSVGYGQKVRLAGTLKKAETGSFTVIPTTAKDEYETTWVKIQAPVRGFVLFTPIREKDSLIPC comes from the coding sequence ATGAATTTAAAATTTTTAGCTTTATTAGGCACACTGTTAGCCACCGGAATTACAACAGCTTATGCTCAGGTACCACCGCAAACAAAGGCAATTTCGTCTTGCCAGAAAGTTAATTATCCAATTGGATTAAATATCCGTTCTGCACCAAACTCATCTAGTCCGCGCATTGGTAGTGTTGGTTATGGGCAAAAAGTCAGATTAGCTGGGACGTTAAAAAAGGCAGAAACAGGTAGCTTTACAGTTATTCCAACTACTGCAAAAGATGAATATGAAACTACATGGGTAAAAATCCAAGCTCCAGTACGTGGTTTTGTCTTGTTTACTCCTATTCGTGAAAAAGATAGTTTAATACCCTGTTAA
- the cheB gene encoding chemotaxis-specific protein-glutamate methyltransferase CheB — protein MVKSPIRVFLVEDSPIAMAILKRMLSSSPEIEVVGTARTGKEALELIPQVKPNVICTDLHMPQMNGLEFTREVMATFARPILVISASVQTEDTENVFKLLQAGAVDVFPKPTAGLAADYERAKQGLINKIKILSGVTVFTQHRREFSTIKAESAVKTPKESTKQTKVELYQRKSTASAKMLVIGASTGGPQALHTIISQLPANFPVPIICIQHISEGFLQGLVDWLAIKSNLTVKIAPAGEIPRPGNIYFAPDRHHLELNSQGRFSYVSSPAVGGHCPSITVTFNSVAKFYGQSAVGVLLTGMGRDGADGMKTIANANGITIAQNEDSCVVFGMPKEAIALGAAQYILPINDIAPMLLSKIPVKL, from the coding sequence ATGGTAAAATCTCCCATTCGAGTATTCTTAGTTGAGGATTCTCCCATTGCAATGGCAATCCTCAAACGTATGCTTAGTTCCTCACCAGAAATTGAAGTGGTGGGAACTGCTCGTACAGGAAAAGAAGCTTTAGAACTCATTCCCCAAGTTAAGCCTAATGTAATTTGTACCGACTTACATATGCCACAAATGAACGGGTTAGAGTTCACCCGCGAAGTTATGGCAACATTTGCGCGACCAATTTTAGTAATTAGTGCTTCAGTACAAACAGAAGATACTGAAAATGTATTTAAACTGCTACAAGCAGGTGCAGTTGATGTATTTCCTAAACCTACTGCTGGTTTAGCCGCAGATTATGAACGAGCTAAACAAGGGTTAATTAATAAAATTAAAATTCTTTCTGGAGTTACTGTTTTTACACAGCATCGGCGAGAATTTTCAACCATTAAAGCCGAAAGTGCCGTAAAAACACCAAAAGAAAGTACCAAACAAACAAAGGTTGAACTGTACCAGCGCAAGTCAACTGCGAGCGCAAAAATGTTGGTAATTGGAGCTTCTACAGGTGGTCCTCAAGCATTACACACAATTATTTCACAACTACCAGCTAATTTTCCAGTACCTATAATTTGTATTCAGCATATTAGTGAAGGTTTTTTACAAGGTTTGGTTGATTGGTTAGCAATTAAGTCAAACCTAACCGTAAAAATTGCCCCAGCAGGTGAGATACCACGACCAGGCAACATTTATTTTGCACCAGATAGGCATCATTTGGAATTAAACAGCCAAGGTAGATTTAGTTATGTATCTAGTCCTGCTGTTGGGGGACATTGCCCGTCGATTACAGTTACTTTTAACTCAGTTGCTAAATTTTATGGTCAAAGTGCTGTAGGTGTTTTACTAACAGGTATGGGTAGAGATGGGGCAGATGGTATGAAAACTATTGCCAATGCTAATGGAATTACAATTGCTCAAAATGAAGATAGTTGTGTAGTTTTTGGAATGCCCAAAGAAGCGATCGCTCTTGGTGCTGCTCAATACATCCTACCGATAAACGACATTGCTCCCATGTTGCTATCTAAAATTCCTGTTAAGTTGTAA
- a CDS encoding hybrid sensor histidine kinase/response regulator, with protein sequence MMIEDEELRNLFKVSSEEHIQNLETGLLHLEKNPNDTAKLQELLREAHTLKGDARMLGVKDVETLTHQIEHILGTIKQTPLSSDSGDRIYHGLDAIRRLVHEAVTGEPANVKTFQVLAHLMGAKTAPPPSQSQPETVVIVNTPESVPEIELTPTVVEEIVAEVAELESKITAEINQDEHILVEPETPDLLNLPLISLNSETTANSSNGHSIEVMPAIANTNENATLVESDRTIPAIATVAPAAGNNNNYRIDTIRVETKNLDALMTQAGELTVTKIRLAHQLTDIEELVNLWEEWSRENTINRFNFDSKTQIKTLNHSSIKQVNKFHHRSNEKLEKLGALVNSLKTSASEDVSRLETISGELEEGIRTLRLLPLSTIFNLFPRLVRDLARQQNKQVELVIEGGETKADKRILEDMKDPLMHMIRNCIDHGIETLEERQSLGKPPTATLRLTGYQSGSSIVIEIGDDGRGLDIEKIKQTAIKRGVCSEDEINSMTQRQIQSLIFAPGFSTRAIVTDISGRGVGLDVVRTNVERLKGTIQVLSNQGQGCTFKLQLGTTLTTAHVLIVDVAGISYCLPVEFVQTTLLVAQDDIFSIEGRETIILEGQPVSVVTLAELLELNYLAIGTNNAKTLPCIILQVGEERLGLLVDALLDEQDVILKPQSKLLKRVRNVMGATILGTGEVCMVLNPLDLRKSLRRNGGRSGFSIPETSNISVAEAKRKPVVLLAEDSIAIRTQEKRILESAGYEVITAVDGLDGFNKLKTRNFDVVVSDVQMPNMDGLTLAAKIRQNKQYNELPIILVTSLASEEDKRRGAEAGANAYITKGNFNQEVLLETLKRLV encoded by the coding sequence ATGATGATAGAAGATGAAGAACTCCGAAATCTCTTTAAAGTCTCCAGTGAAGAACATATACAAAATCTGGAAACGGGTTTACTACACCTAGAAAAAAACCCGAATGATACAGCTAAGTTACAAGAGTTACTGAGGGAAGCTCATACCCTCAAAGGCGATGCCAGAATGTTAGGTGTCAAAGATGTAGAAACTTTGACCCATCAAATTGAGCATATTTTAGGCACAATTAAGCAAACACCACTTTCATCAGATTCAGGCGATCGCATTTATCATGGTTTAGATGCTATCCGTAGGCTAGTACACGAAGCCGTCACAGGTGAGCCAGCAAACGTTAAAACTTTTCAAGTCTTAGCTCATTTAATGGGAGCAAAAACTGCTCCACCTCCTAGCCAATCTCAACCAGAAACCGTCGTAATTGTTAATACTCCTGAAAGCGTACCAGAAATAGAATTAACACCTACTGTCGTAGAAGAAATAGTAGCAGAAGTAGCAGAACTTGAAAGCAAAATAACCGCAGAAATCAACCAAGATGAACATATTTTGGTTGAACCAGAAACACCAGATCTCTTAAACTTACCTTTAATATCTCTCAATAGTGAAACCACCGCAAACAGTAGCAACGGTCACTCAATAGAGGTTATGCCAGCGATCGCTAATACTAACGAAAATGCTACCTTAGTAGAGAGCGATCGCACCATACCCGCCATAGCTACCGTAGCCCCAGCAGCAGGCAACAACAATAATTATCGCATTGATACCATTCGAGTTGAAACCAAGAATTTAGATGCCTTAATGACCCAAGCAGGCGAACTTACCGTTACAAAAATTCGTCTTGCTCACCAACTTACCGATATCGAAGAACTCGTCAACTTATGGGAAGAGTGGAGTCGTGAAAACACTATAAATCGCTTTAATTTTGACTCCAAAACCCAAATTAAAACACTTAATCATAGTTCTATAAAACAAGTAAACAAATTCCATCATCGTTCTAATGAAAAGCTAGAAAAATTAGGAGCTTTAGTTAACAGTTTAAAAACTTCCGCCAGCGAAGACGTTTCCCGCCTAGAGACAATTAGCGGCGAGTTAGAAGAAGGCATTCGTACCCTCAGATTGCTACCATTATCTACCATTTTCAATTTATTCCCCAGATTAGTTCGCGATTTAGCGCGTCAACAAAATAAACAAGTTGAATTAGTAATTGAAGGAGGCGAAACAAAAGCCGACAAGCGCATTCTCGAAGACATGAAAGACCCCTTAATGCACATGATTCGTAATTGTATCGATCATGGCATTGAAACACTAGAAGAACGCCAATCTTTAGGCAAACCTCCTACTGCTACACTGCGGCTTACAGGCTACCAAAGCGGTAGCAGCATTGTAATAGAAATTGGAGATGATGGGCGTGGTTTAGACATCGAAAAAATCAAACAAACAGCAATTAAACGAGGAGTTTGCAGTGAAGACGAAATCAACTCCATGACTCAGCGCCAAATTCAATCGCTGATATTTGCCCCTGGATTTTCCACCCGCGCAATTGTTACTGATATTTCTGGCAGAGGAGTTGGACTTGACGTTGTACGCACCAATGTCGAACGACTCAAAGGCACTATTCAAGTATTATCAAATCAAGGTCAAGGTTGTACATTCAAATTACAACTAGGCACAACCCTAACTACCGCTCATGTATTAATTGTAGATGTTGCGGGTATATCATATTGTCTACCCGTTGAATTTGTGCAAACTACCCTTTTAGTAGCCCAAGATGATATTTTCTCCATTGAAGGTCGAGAAACAATTATACTTGAAGGGCAGCCAGTTTCAGTAGTTACACTGGCAGAATTGTTAGAGTTAAATTACTTAGCCATTGGTACTAACAATGCTAAAACCCTTCCTTGTATTATTCTGCAAGTTGGTGAAGAGCGACTAGGATTGTTAGTTGATGCTTTGTTAGATGAGCAGGATGTCATCCTCAAACCTCAAAGCAAGTTACTAAAGCGGGTGCGTAATGTAATGGGCGCAACTATTCTAGGTACTGGCGAAGTTTGTATGGTTTTAAATCCCTTAGATTTAAGGAAATCATTACGCCGTAACGGTGGTAGATCAGGCTTTTCTATCCCTGAAACATCTAACATTAGTGTAGCGGAAGCAAAAAGAAAACCTGTAGTACTCCTAGCAGAAGATTCAATTGCTATTCGTACCCAAGAAAAGCGGATTTTAGAAAGTGCAGGTTACGAAGTAATCACAGCAGTAGACGGACTTGATGGCTTCAATAAACTTAAAACCCGCAACTTTGATGTTGTTGTCTCCGATGTCCAAATGCCAAACATGGATGGATTAACACTTGCTGCTAAAATTCGCCAAAATAAACAATATAATGAATTGCCAATCATTTTAGTCACCTCCCTAGCCTCAGAAGAGGATAAACGTAGAGGTGCTGAAGCTGGTGCTAACGCTTACATTACCAAAGGCAACTTTAATCAAGAGGTACTATTAGAAACATTGAAAAGACTGGTATAA
- a CDS encoding methyl-accepting chemotaxis protein produces the protein MVNLTPRNTKSSGLSRVKVLLIPLALTVTLLGGIGWYIWDSSQTAKKIRIRDNRIIELSGDLKYWDEALVMSARMAAATGDKSWEQRYRSFEPKVGAAVKEGTQLLPNIFRSEAMIKADAAAAILFDIENRALKLVQQGKRPEAAALLASPQYRQQQQIYSQALQQTLAAMKSYVQASLQAEARRATVAVVIVILALLMLLIAWASVLRTLLRYIHAINEAGASLSSTSSEMAATVEQQERTAAQQAVAVSEVTATMDELGASSRQAAEQAESAAASTHQMLNLAESSASGARQVLNLAEGGTKSVEETLDGMSTLKEKVLAIADQIMHLSEQTNQIGNITRLVTDIANQTNMLSLNAAVEAARAGENGKGFAVVASEIRKLADQSKKSAEKIHTLISDIQNAINVTVMVTEEGKKNAEAGIKLSQETASAFSSMTQAINDVVLKNQEISLTSINDVAAISQQISLTSKQQAVAIQQVVEAMNNINQGATQTASGLVQTKIGSQQLNKTALELKALA, from the coding sequence ATGGTAAATTTAACACCTAGAAACACTAAATCCAGTGGACTATCTCGCGTTAAAGTACTGCTAATTCCCTTAGCACTTACAGTTACACTGCTAGGAGGCATAGGCTGGTACATTTGGGACTCATCTCAAACAGCTAAAAAAATTAGAATTCGAGACAATCGCATTATAGAGTTAAGCGGTGATCTCAAGTATTGGGATGAAGCATTAGTAATGTCAGCGCGAATGGCAGCCGCTACAGGGGATAAAAGTTGGGAACAGCGTTATCGCAGTTTTGAACCCAAAGTCGGCGCTGCTGTTAAGGAAGGCACGCAACTACTACCTAATATTTTTAGAAGTGAAGCCATGATCAAGGCTGATGCTGCTGCGGCTATACTATTTGATATTGAGAATCGAGCCTTAAAGTTAGTCCAGCAAGGAAAACGTCCAGAAGCAGCAGCCTTATTAGCTAGTCCACAGTACAGGCAACAACAGCAAATCTATTCTCAAGCTCTACAACAGACTCTTGCTGCAATGAAAAGTTATGTGCAAGCTTCTCTCCAAGCAGAAGCTCGGCGGGCAACTGTTGCGGTTGTAATTGTTATTTTAGCTTTGCTGATGTTACTGATTGCTTGGGCTAGTGTACTACGCACGCTGCTGAGATATATTCATGCGATTAATGAAGCCGGAGCATCTCTTTCTAGTACTTCCAGCGAAATGGCTGCGACAGTTGAGCAGCAGGAACGTACTGCCGCACAGCAAGCTGTTGCCGTTAGTGAAGTAACAGCCACAATGGATGAATTGGGTGCTTCTTCTAGGCAAGCAGCCGAGCAAGCTGAATCAGCCGCAGCCAGTACGCATCAGATGTTAAACCTGGCAGAATCATCAGCCTCCGGTGCGCGTCAGGTATTAAACTTGGCTGAAGGCGGAACTAAATCGGTAGAGGAAACCCTGGATGGGATGTCTACTTTAAAAGAGAAAGTATTAGCGATCGCAGATCAGATTATGCACTTAAGCGAGCAAACTAATCAAATCGGCAATATTACCCGCTTGGTAACAGACATCGCTAATCAAACAAATATGCTTTCCTTAAATGCAGCAGTAGAAGCAGCGCGTGCAGGAGAGAACGGCAAAGGTTTTGCCGTTGTTGCCAGTGAAATTCGTAAACTTGCTGACCAAAGCAAAAAATCAGCCGAAAAAATTCATACTCTCATTTCTGATATCCAAAACGCTATCAATGTGACAGTGATGGTAACAGAGGAAGGAAAGAAAAATGCTGAGGCAGGAATCAAATTGTCTCAGGAAACAGCATCCGCTTTTTCCAGCATGACTCAAGCCATTAATGATGTAGTTTTGAAAAATCAAGAAATTTCACTGACATCTATCAATGACGTTGCTGCTATCAGTCAACAAATTTCGCTCACATCCAAGCAGCAAGCCGTTGCTATCCAGCAGGTAGTGGAAGCGATGAATAACATCAACCAAGGAGCAACCCAAACTGCAAGTGGCTTAGTTCAAACCAAAATCGGCAGCCAACAACTGAACAAAACGGCTTTGGAACTGAAAGCTTTGGCTTAA